From a single Micromonospora sp. WMMD1102 genomic region:
- a CDS encoding helix-turn-helix domain-containing protein, whose protein sequence is MTARPQRTTPTGQLLTLAEVLDELRVPRSTFFRWKATGRAPRTIKYPNGSLYVRRRDLDTWLNDHEEAA, encoded by the coding sequence ATGACCGCCCGACCGCAGCGCACCACACCCACCGGTCAGTTACTCACCCTCGCCGAAGTCCTTGACGAACTCCGCGTACCCCGATCCACCTTCTTCCGCTGGAAGGCCACCGGCCGCGCACCCCGAACCATCAAGTACCCCAACGGCAGCCTCTACGTCCGCCGCCGAGACCTCGACACCTGGCTCAACGATCACGAGGAGGCCGCTTGA
- the soxR gene encoding redox-sensitive transcriptional activator SoxR: protein MRQETLTIGELAARSGVATSALRYYERLGLIRAGRTGGNQRRFDRTELRRVSFIRISQQLGVSLEDIRGALAELPEGRTPTKADWARLSAKWRRRLDERIELMTRLRDRLTNCIGCGCLSLRSCNLYNPDDELSAEGPGPRRMLPGPPTGDVQRLTGG from the coding sequence GTGCGGCAGGAGACGCTTACCATCGGGGAACTGGCCGCCCGCTCCGGCGTGGCGACGTCGGCGCTGCGCTACTACGAGCGGCTGGGACTGATCCGGGCCGGGCGTACCGGCGGCAACCAACGGCGCTTCGACCGGACCGAGTTGCGCCGGGTGTCGTTCATCCGGATCTCGCAGCAGCTCGGGGTGTCGCTGGAGGACATCCGAGGGGCGCTGGCCGAGCTGCCGGAGGGGCGTACCCCGACGAAGGCGGACTGGGCGCGGCTCTCCGCGAAGTGGCGGCGCCGGCTGGACGAGAGAATCGAGCTGATGACCCGGCTGCGCGACAGGTTGACCAACTGCATCGGCTGCGGCTGCCTGTCGCTGCGCAGCTGCAACCTCTACAACCCGGACGACGAGCTGTCTGCCGAGGGCCCCGGCCCGCGCCGGATGCTGCCCGGCCCGCCGACCGGTGACGTGCAGCGGCTGACGGGTGGCTAG
- a CDS encoding NAD(P)H-quinone oxidoreductase, with product MKAITIPEPGGPEAMVWADVPDPTPGPDEVTLDLRAGAVNRADLLQRQGHYPPPPGASPYPGLECAGVVSAVGAEVTGWSVGDPACALLSGGGYAERVAVPAGQLLPVPDGVDLVDAAALPEVACTVWSNVVQLARLGMGETLLVHGGGSGIGTFAIQLGTALGATVLATARAAKHERLRELGASGVVDYAEEDFVEATKRLTDGRGADVILDIMGASYLGRNVKALATGGRIVVIGLQGGRKGELDLAALLAKRGSVAATALRSRPAAEKAAIVRGVREEVWPLVESGAIRPVIHSRMPMSEAADAHRLVESSDHVGKVLLTVG from the coding sequence GTGAAGGCGATCACGATTCCCGAGCCGGGCGGCCCCGAAGCGATGGTCTGGGCCGACGTGCCCGACCCCACCCCCGGGCCGGACGAGGTGACGCTCGACCTACGCGCCGGTGCGGTCAACCGGGCCGACCTGCTGCAACGCCAGGGCCACTATCCACCGCCGCCAGGCGCGTCGCCGTACCCGGGTCTGGAGTGTGCCGGCGTGGTCAGCGCGGTCGGCGCCGAGGTGACCGGCTGGAGTGTCGGCGATCCGGCCTGTGCGCTGCTCAGCGGCGGCGGCTACGCCGAACGGGTGGCGGTGCCGGCCGGGCAGCTCCTGCCGGTGCCGGACGGCGTCGACCTGGTCGACGCGGCGGCGCTGCCCGAGGTCGCCTGCACGGTCTGGTCCAACGTGGTGCAGCTGGCCCGGCTCGGCATGGGCGAGACGCTGCTGGTGCACGGCGGCGGCAGCGGCATCGGCACCTTCGCGATCCAGCTCGGCACGGCCCTCGGCGCCACGGTGCTGGCCACCGCACGGGCAGCCAAACACGAGCGGCTGCGCGAGCTGGGCGCCAGCGGCGTTGTCGACTACGCCGAGGAGGACTTCGTCGAGGCGACGAAACGGCTCACCGACGGCCGGGGCGCCGACGTGATCCTGGACATCATGGGCGCCTCCTACCTGGGGCGCAACGTCAAGGCGCTGGCCACCGGCGGCCGGATAGTGGTGATCGGGCTCCAGGGCGGACGCAAGGGGGAACTCGACCTGGCCGCGCTGCTGGCCAAGCGGGGCTCGGTGGCCGCGACCGCACTGCGTTCCCGGCCCGCCGCCGAGAAGGCCGCGATCGTCCGGGGCGTACGCGAGGAGGTCTGGCCGCTTGTCGAGTCGGGCGCGATCCGCCCCGTGATCCACTCCCGGATGCCGATGTCCGAGGCGGCCGACGCGCACCGGCTGGTCGAGTCCAGCGACCACGTCGGCAAGGTGCTACTCACGGTCGGCTAG
- a CDS encoding YfjI family protein, translated as MPSASAPRLHLVTDTSEATDRPDPGGPLWDVPVPLTGPTTAPPPFPVDVFPRWLAEQVTGVARFTQTDPAMAGTLAVAVLSACAGGRLEVEPVAGWREPVNVFAAVIAGPGERKSPVHRAMTAPLFSAQSTLADAMRPRIAEAAALRDIADRQAEQAKAQAAKATDPDKRDQASAEAVAAAIAAEAITVPGLPRLIVDDATPEALIGLMAANGGRMAIISDEGGIFDTLAGRYSGTPNLDPYLKGHAGQPMSNERQTREGASVDKPALTVCVMAQPSVLRKFGGNADLAGRGLPARFLFALPRSLAGWRSVDTEPVPEQVTAGYRHRVHDLAAMLAEWEDPAVVTLTPEAGRVRRAAAEQVEAELRPGGSLYDMREWGNKLAGATLRLAGLLHVAHHPQDAWRRPVDADRMADAVRLAEFFAAHYRAALTTIGSDAAMENVRYVLGVLTSKGMTSFTRRELHRRVSRRLPKSDEVSAVLAELAALGWVRHNADGRYELHPRATGEDPGSVDTLTPAPDGDVFAAHDTRETVNGPR; from the coding sequence ATGCCGTCTGCCTCAGCGCCCCGCCTTCACCTCGTGACCGACACCAGCGAGGCCACCGACCGGCCCGACCCGGGCGGCCCGCTGTGGGATGTTCCAGTGCCCTTGACCGGGCCGACCACGGCGCCGCCGCCGTTCCCGGTCGACGTGTTCCCCCGATGGCTCGCCGAGCAGGTGACCGGCGTCGCCCGGTTCACCCAAACCGACCCGGCGATGGCCGGCACCCTCGCCGTGGCCGTGCTGTCCGCGTGTGCGGGTGGCCGGCTGGAAGTGGAGCCGGTAGCGGGATGGCGGGAGCCGGTGAACGTGTTCGCCGCCGTCATCGCCGGCCCCGGTGAGCGGAAGTCCCCGGTTCATCGGGCGATGACGGCGCCGTTGTTCTCGGCACAGTCGACGCTCGCCGACGCGATGCGGCCCCGTATCGCCGAGGCTGCCGCGTTGCGGGACATCGCCGACCGGCAAGCCGAGCAGGCCAAAGCCCAAGCGGCCAAGGCCACCGACCCCGACAAGCGGGACCAGGCGTCAGCCGAGGCGGTGGCCGCTGCCATCGCGGCCGAGGCGATCACCGTTCCTGGCCTGCCCCGGCTGATCGTGGACGACGCCACCCCGGAAGCGTTGATCGGGTTGATGGCCGCCAACGGCGGCCGGATGGCGATCATCAGCGACGAGGGCGGCATCTTCGACACCCTGGCCGGTCGGTACTCCGGTACGCCGAACCTTGACCCGTACTTGAAGGGTCACGCTGGTCAGCCGATGAGCAACGAGCGGCAGACCCGGGAAGGCGCGTCGGTCGACAAGCCGGCCCTGACGGTGTGCGTGATGGCGCAGCCGAGCGTGTTGCGGAAGTTCGGCGGGAACGCCGACCTTGCCGGCCGAGGGTTGCCGGCCCGGTTCCTGTTCGCGCTGCCCCGGTCGCTGGCCGGGTGGCGGTCCGTCGACACGGAACCGGTGCCGGAGCAGGTGACCGCCGGCTACCGCCACCGTGTGCACGACCTGGCCGCGATGCTGGCCGAGTGGGAAGACCCGGCGGTGGTCACGCTCACCCCGGAGGCGGGACGGGTACGGCGGGCCGCCGCCGAGCAGGTGGAGGCCGAGCTACGGCCCGGCGGGAGCCTGTACGACATGCGGGAATGGGGCAACAAGCTGGCCGGCGCAACGCTGCGGCTGGCCGGGCTGCTCCACGTCGCCCACCACCCGCAGGATGCGTGGCGACGGCCGGTCGACGCCGACCGGATGGCCGACGCCGTACGGCTGGCCGAGTTCTTCGCCGCGCACTACCGGGCCGCCCTCACCACGATCGGCAGCGACGCCGCGATGGAGAACGTCCGCTACGTCCTCGGAGTGCTGACCAGCAAGGGCATGACCAGCTTCACCCGACGGGAACTCCACCGCCGCGTGTCCCGCCGACTCCCGAAGTCCGACGAGGTGTCGGCAGTGCTGGCCGAACTCGCCGCCCTCGGATGGGTTCGCCACAACGCGGACGGCCGGTACGAGCTGCACCCCCGCGCTACCGGAGAGGACCCGGGAAGCGTTGACACGCTGACACCCGCCCCGGATGGGGACGTTTTCGCAGCTCACGACACCCGCGAGACTGTCAACGGGCCGCGTTGA
- a CDS encoding tyrosine-type recombinase/integrase: MSTYDVRIHAILTNGLSDKKKSYTVRWKAANRPFRKTFATRALAESFRSKLVVAQREGTAFDEKNGLPEPMARELNSRNWYDLAVAFVDMKWSRAAATQRKSIADALTTVTLALLTTSRGAPTEAEMRHALYTWIFNKAQRDRDNGEPPSELASTVRWLKANTLPLPEVADPATVRKTLDLLTCRIDGSPAAANTVARKRAVFYGALKYAVELRYLESHPMDFVQWRAPKNTDQVDRKVVVNPDQARALLRAVRNRDPHLEGFFACMYFAALRPSEVIHLRADECELPEEGWGWLRLSGSTQQVGEDWSDSGKSLEDRELKHRAKKATRDVPICPELVSILRRHLRQHCRDATGRMFNAAGARLAPISKSTYLRAWRQARAAALTPVQQRSPLAHRPYDLRHAAVSLWLNAGVPATQVAQWAGHSVHVLLKVYASCIDGQDEAARKRIEGALGTEEPTGETSGGADT; the protein is encoded by the coding sequence TTGAGTACCTACGACGTACGAATCCACGCGATTCTGACCAATGGCTTGTCCGACAAAAAGAAGTCGTACACAGTGCGGTGGAAGGCTGCCAACAGGCCATTTCGGAAGACGTTTGCCACCCGAGCATTGGCCGAGAGCTTCCGATCGAAGCTGGTCGTGGCCCAGCGCGAAGGAACGGCCTTCGATGAAAAGAACGGGCTACCCGAGCCCATGGCACGCGAACTGAACAGCCGGAATTGGTACGATCTTGCCGTCGCTTTTGTCGACATGAAGTGGTCGCGCGCCGCTGCTACTCAGCGCAAGAGCATAGCCGATGCTCTGACCACTGTCACACTCGCATTGCTCACCACTTCCAGAGGAGCGCCAACCGAAGCAGAGATGCGCCATGCCCTCTATACGTGGATCTTCAACAAGGCGCAACGAGACCGAGACAACGGCGAACCGCCTAGCGAACTCGCTTCAACGGTGCGATGGCTCAAAGCGAACACCCTGCCTCTACCGGAAGTAGCCGATCCGGCAACCGTTCGAAAGACGCTCGATCTACTGACCTGCCGGATCGACGGCAGCCCCGCCGCCGCAAACACAGTGGCAAGAAAGCGTGCAGTCTTTTACGGGGCTCTGAAGTATGCCGTAGAGCTGCGGTATCTCGAATCTCATCCGATGGACTTCGTACAATGGCGAGCACCGAAGAATACCGATCAGGTTGATCGGAAGGTGGTGGTAAACCCCGACCAGGCACGCGCGCTACTCCGGGCGGTACGCAACCGCGACCCGCACTTGGAAGGCTTCTTTGCGTGCATGTACTTCGCTGCTCTACGCCCGTCCGAGGTAATCCACCTACGGGCCGACGAATGCGAGCTACCCGAAGAGGGTTGGGGCTGGCTCCGCCTCAGCGGATCTACTCAGCAGGTAGGCGAGGATTGGAGCGACAGCGGCAAGTCGCTTGAGGATCGTGAATTGAAGCACCGGGCAAAGAAGGCGACGAGGGACGTACCGATCTGCCCGGAACTGGTGAGCATCCTACGTCGCCACCTACGGCAGCATTGTCGAGACGCCACCGGACGGATGTTCAACGCTGCCGGCGCTCGACTGGCCCCGATATCGAAAAGCACGTACCTACGCGCGTGGCGCCAGGCACGAGCGGCGGCCCTGACGCCGGTTCAGCAACGGTCGCCGTTGGCCCACCGGCCGTACGACCTACGCCACGCCGCCGTGTCGCTCTGGCTCAACGCCGGGGTGCCTGCCACACAGGTAGCGCAGTGGGCAGGGCACAGCGTGCACGTACTACTGAAGGTCTACGCGTCGTGCATCGACGGCCAGGATGAGGCCGCACGGAAGCGGATCGAGGGAGCGTTGGGTACGGAGGAGCCGACCGGGGAGACGTCAGGAGGCGCCGACACGTAA
- a CDS encoding transketolase, with protein MRDTFVDTAVALLDDDPRTAVVLADISASSFTAATRAHPDRVLNVGIREQLMVGVAGGLALTGLRPIVHSYATFTVDRVYEQLKLDLDHQGVGAVVVSVGASYDGASMGRTHMSPGDVALLDTLTDWTVHVPGHPAEVPGLLRAAAQHDERVYLRLSTQVNEAPLPRAGRLAVVRRATPGAALVLAVGPMLRPVLDAVAGLDVTVAYTHTPRPFDVAGVRELVATATATGTAPAVVLVEPYLAGTSAALLSAALGGVPHRSLSLGVGRTDLRRYGAPADHARWHGLDPAGLRRSITDFLA; from the coding sequence ATGCGTGACACCTTCGTCGACACCGCCGTCGCACTGCTGGACGACGATCCGCGTACGGCGGTCGTCCTTGCCGACATCTCCGCGTCGAGCTTCACCGCCGCCACCCGGGCACACCCGGACCGGGTGCTGAACGTCGGCATCCGGGAGCAGTTGATGGTCGGGGTGGCCGGCGGGCTGGCCCTGACCGGACTGCGCCCGATCGTGCACTCGTACGCGACGTTCACCGTCGACCGGGTCTACGAGCAGCTCAAACTCGATCTCGACCATCAGGGGGTCGGTGCCGTGGTGGTGAGCGTCGGGGCGTCGTACGACGGGGCGAGCATGGGCCGGACGCACATGTCCCCGGGTGACGTGGCCCTGCTGGACACCCTCACCGACTGGACGGTGCACGTCCCCGGGCACCCGGCCGAGGTGCCGGGCCTGCTCCGGGCTGCCGCCCAGCACGACGAGCGGGTCTACCTGCGGCTCTCCACCCAGGTCAACGAGGCTCCGCTGCCCCGGGCGGGACGGCTGGCGGTGGTACGCCGTGCAACGCCGGGTGCCGCCCTGGTGCTGGCGGTCGGCCCGATGCTCCGCCCGGTGCTGGACGCGGTCGCCGGGCTGGACGTGACGGTCGCGTACACCCACACGCCGCGCCCGTTCGACGTCGCCGGAGTACGGGAGCTGGTCGCTACGGCCACCGCGACCGGCACCGCCCCGGCGGTGGTACTCGTCGAGCCGTACCTGGCCGGCACATCCGCCGCGCTGCTCTCCGCCGCGCTGGGCGGGGTACCGCACCGGTCGCTCTCGCTCGGCGTGGGCCGCACCGACCTGCGACGCTACGGCGCGCCGGCCGACCACGCCCGGTGGCACGGTCTGGACCCGGCGGGACTACGCCGGTCGATCACCGACTTCCTGGCCTGA
- a CDS encoding glycosyltransferase family 2 protein, translated as MKLSILMPVYNEEERLADALKQALAVDYPCEIELVVVDDGSRDGTGEILGRVDDTRVRVITHPRNAGKGAAIRTAVENAEGEYMVILDADLEYDPQDIPKLLAPVLDGRATVVYGNRTFGSHSAYSFWYVMGNKAVTTAANVLFNSYIGDLETCFKLMPVALFRSLDVRSRGFGMEAEVTGKLLRRRIRPYEVPISYRARNREEGKKITWKDGVEAFWILGRERTRRRDTPGRR; from the coding sequence GTGAAGCTCTCGATCCTCATGCCGGTCTACAACGAGGAAGAACGCCTTGCGGACGCCCTCAAGCAGGCCCTGGCGGTCGACTACCCGTGCGAGATCGAACTCGTTGTGGTCGATGACGGTAGCCGTGATGGTACCGGAGAGATTCTCGGCCGGGTCGACGACACCCGGGTTCGGGTGATCACCCATCCCCGCAACGCCGGCAAGGGCGCGGCGATCCGCACGGCGGTGGAGAACGCCGAGGGCGAATACATGGTGATCCTCGACGCCGACCTGGAGTACGACCCGCAGGACATCCCGAAGCTGCTGGCGCCGGTGCTGGACGGCCGGGCCACCGTCGTCTACGGAAATCGGACATTCGGCAGCCACAGCGCCTACAGCTTCTGGTACGTGATGGGCAACAAGGCGGTCACCACCGCCGCCAACGTGCTGTTCAACTCCTACATCGGCGACCTGGAGACCTGCTTCAAGCTGATGCCGGTCGCGCTCTTCCGCTCGCTCGACGTCCGCTCCCGGGGCTTCGGGATGGAGGCGGAGGTCACCGGCAAGCTGCTGCGCCGCCGCATCCGCCCGTACGAGGTGCCGATCAGCTACCGGGCCCGCAACCGGGAAGAGGGCAAGAAGATCACCTGGAAGGACGGAGTGGAGGCGTTCTGGATCCTGGGCCGGGAGCGCACCCGCCGCCGGGACACCCCCGGCCGGCGCTGA
- a CDS encoding bifunctional DNA primase/polymerase, whose amino-acid sequence MARETADRCRHWIGTDRRHCHSTDRVRMFLPGPRCPQHTPAALAGRTTPDEGSTMSDLLTTARAHAVRGWHVFPLRPDDKRPAVRDWEGRATTDPARIERCWSSGPYGIGIACGPSGLVVVDLDVAKDDDPTGRTGLDTFGFLADDHHAGIDATYTVRTGRGGVHLYYRHPEGPELRNTAGTLGRLVDTRAHGGYVVAAGSTVAGRPYTVALDTDPAPLPDWLADLLQPAPLPPQRPVVVALPGGREGAYVRAAIERETTRVTTAPEGQRNRSLYVAAVALGQLVAGAALAEDQATNVLEQAGLSAGLGQVETARTVRSGLAAGQRRPRQVAA is encoded by the coding sequence GTGGCCCGGGAGACCGCCGACCGGTGCCGGCACTGGATCGGCACCGACCGGCGGCACTGCCACTCCACAGACCGGGTGCGGATGTTCCTGCCCGGTCCCCGCTGCCCGCAGCACACCCCGGCCGCACTCGCCGGACGCACCACCCCTGACGAAGGGAGCACCATGTCTGACCTGCTTACCACCGCCCGCGCGCACGCCGTACGGGGCTGGCACGTCTTTCCGCTACGTCCCGACGACAAGCGCCCGGCCGTGCGCGACTGGGAAGGCCGGGCCACTACCGACCCGGCCCGCATCGAACGCTGCTGGTCGTCCGGCCCGTACGGGATCGGCATCGCTTGCGGCCCGTCCGGGCTGGTCGTGGTCGATCTCGACGTGGCCAAGGACGACGACCCGACCGGCCGGACGGGGCTGGACACCTTCGGATTCCTGGCCGACGACCACCACGCCGGTATCGACGCGACCTACACCGTTCGCACCGGGCGCGGTGGTGTCCACCTGTACTACCGCCACCCGGAGGGCCCGGAGCTGCGGAACACCGCCGGGACGCTCGGCCGGCTGGTCGACACCCGCGCGCACGGCGGGTACGTGGTCGCCGCCGGGTCGACGGTGGCCGGACGGCCCTACACCGTCGCGCTCGACACCGACCCGGCACCACTGCCCGACTGGCTCGCCGACCTGCTCCAACCCGCCCCGCTGCCACCGCAACGCCCGGTGGTCGTCGCGCTGCCCGGTGGGCGGGAAGGCGCCTACGTCCGCGCCGCGATCGAGCGGGAAACCACCCGGGTCACCACCGCACCCGAGGGACAGCGAAACAGGTCGCTGTACGTCGCTGCTGTCGCGCTCGGCCAGTTGGTAGCCGGTGCGGCGCTCGCCGAGGACCAGGCGACGAACGTGCTGGAACAGGCGGGATTGTCCGCCGGACTCGGGCAGGTGGAGACCGCGCGCACGGTCCGATCCGGGCTGGCCGCCGGACAGCGCCGTCCCCGGCAGGTAGCGGCGTGA
- a CDS encoding cell division protein FtsK gives MTTNPDDRFDWQAAEAEMNDTGSDAEVVDLDAERVRRTGTGPDTDPAGNDGNDLDDAEPGGPVLVDSVEAQRRPRFSLASFRDARRVPILPGWLRSGREFTGNLAWAAGFGLHATGYHLLRSPKYVGKLVFRAPVGAYRVTRTTVRWLFDLEGEQVRQATVRRENAEEYLKLSRQRDRRVRWRGIVATFGTAVTLAGGVTLVFAPSWSRWAVLGMLVTLFGLLGGRNDKPLLDTAVVRTQTAPLTSAEVVQALAALNIKGINDAIRRGDTGKRWFPAPIARENGTGWRADVELPRGVTASTVVDKREELAAALTRPLGCVWPEANAEVHPGRLILFVADRDMSRSKQAAWPLLKSGTVNLFKPFAFGTDPRGRLVTLTLMFASMIVGSIPRMGKTFSLRLALLGACLDPRAQLHAFDLKGTGDLSALEPVAHRYRAGDDDEDIAYGLAAMRELRTELRRRTKVIRNLPRDLCPENKVTDDLASQRKLGLFPIVAGVDECQVWFEHPKYGAEFEEICTDLIKRGPAAGITLILATQRPDAKSLPTGISANAVLRFCLKVMGHTENDMVLGTSMHKNGIKATMFSRRDRGIGYLAGEGDDPVITRTFFIDGPTAEQVVRRARTLREKAGTITGHATGATVDTAAVRRDTLLDDLAAVMSDKKPKVWASVLVKQLADLRPEVYAGLTTDQLRAALKPHGVTPGQVWGSDPDTGEPGNRQGFNRDHILTALTERDGKKGRGAAG, from the coding sequence ATGACGACCAATCCTGACGACCGTTTCGACTGGCAGGCTGCCGAGGCCGAGATGAACGACACCGGGTCGGACGCTGAGGTGGTTGACCTGGACGCCGAGCGGGTCCGCCGGACCGGCACCGGCCCGGACACCGACCCGGCCGGCAACGATGGTAACGACCTGGACGACGCCGAGCCGGGCGGGCCGGTGCTGGTCGACAGCGTGGAAGCGCAGCGGCGACCGCGGTTCAGCCTGGCGAGTTTCCGCGACGCGCGGCGGGTGCCGATCCTGCCGGGCTGGCTACGGTCCGGGCGCGAGTTCACCGGCAATCTGGCGTGGGCGGCCGGGTTCGGGTTGCACGCGACCGGCTACCACCTGCTCCGCAGCCCGAAGTACGTCGGCAAGCTGGTCTTCCGTGCGCCGGTCGGCGCCTACCGGGTGACCCGTACGACGGTGCGGTGGTTGTTCGACCTGGAAGGCGAGCAGGTCCGGCAGGCGACCGTCCGGCGGGAGAACGCCGAGGAGTATCTGAAGCTGTCCCGGCAGCGTGACCGGCGGGTGCGGTGGCGCGGCATCGTCGCCACCTTCGGCACGGCCGTGACGCTGGCCGGTGGGGTGACGCTGGTGTTCGCCCCATCGTGGTCGCGGTGGGCGGTGCTCGGCATGCTGGTGACGCTGTTCGGGCTGCTCGGTGGCCGCAACGACAAGCCGCTGTTGGACACCGCCGTTGTCCGTACGCAGACCGCGCCGCTGACCTCGGCCGAGGTGGTACAAGCGCTGGCCGCCCTGAACATCAAGGGAATCAACGACGCCATCCGGCGGGGCGACACGGGCAAGCGGTGGTTCCCGGCCCCGATCGCCCGGGAGAACGGCACCGGCTGGCGGGCCGACGTCGAACTACCACGCGGCGTCACGGCGTCGACGGTGGTCGACAAGCGGGAAGAGCTCGCCGCCGCGCTGACCCGCCCGTTGGGGTGCGTGTGGCCGGAGGCCAACGCCGAGGTACACCCCGGCCGGCTGATCCTGTTCGTCGCCGACCGAGACATGTCCCGGTCCAAGCAGGCCGCATGGCCACTGCTCAAGTCCGGCACGGTCAACCTGTTCAAGCCCTTCGCGTTCGGCACCGACCCGCGCGGCCGGCTCGTCACCCTGACCCTGATGTTCGCGTCGATGATCGTCGGGTCGATCCCGCGCATGGGCAAGACGTTCTCCCTACGCCTGGCCCTGCTCGGCGCATGTCTCGACCCGCGTGCGCAGCTCCACGCGTTCGACCTGAAGGGCACCGGGGACCTGTCGGCGTTGGAGCCGGTGGCGCACCGGTACCGGGCCGGTGACGATGACGAAGACATCGCCTACGGCCTGGCCGCGATGCGGGAACTCCGCACCGAGCTGCGACGGCGGACGAAGGTGATCCGGAACCTGCCGCGTGACCTGTGTCCGGAGAACAAGGTCACCGACGACCTTGCCAGTCAGCGCAAGCTGGGCCTGTTCCCGATCGTGGCCGGCGTCGACGAGTGTCAGGTGTGGTTCGAGCACCCGAAGTACGGGGCCGAGTTCGAAGAGATCTGCACCGACCTGATCAAGCGCGGACCGGCCGCCGGTATCACCCTGATCCTGGCCACCCAACGCCCGGACGCCAAGTCGCTGCCGACCGGGATCTCCGCGAACGCGGTGCTGCGGTTCTGCCTCAAGGTCATGGGCCACACCGAGAACGACATGGTGTTGGGCACGTCGATGCACAAGAACGGGATCAAGGCCACCATGTTCTCCCGCCGGGACCGGGGCATCGGCTACCTGGCCGGTGAAGGCGACGACCCAGTGATCACCCGCACGTTCTTCATCGACGGACCGACCGCCGAGCAGGTGGTACGGCGCGCCCGGACGCTGCGGGAGAAGGCAGGGACCATCACCGGCCACGCCACCGGGGCCACCGTCGACACCGCCGCCGTCCGCCGAGACACGCTGCTGGACGACCTGGCCGCCGTCATGTCGGACAAGAAGCCGAAGGTCTGGGCGAGCGTGCTGGTCAAGCAACTCGCCGACCTGCGGCCCGAGGTGTACGCGGGGCTGACCACCGACCAGCTACGCGCCGCGCTCAAGCCGCACGGCGTCACCCCGGGCCAGGTGTGGGGCAGCGACCCGGACACCGGAGAGCCCGGCAACCGGCAGGGCTTCAACCGCGACCACATCCTCACCGCGCTGACCGAGCGTGATGGGAAGAAGGGGCGCGGCGCGGCCGGATAA
- a CDS encoding transketolase, translating to MTTTATASGRTAQSAPEPAGPSASRLRRSAPPPGRRPAAANRLPAELGPLLRRLTGDEKHAPSAHSTLDVLWVLYDRVLRVSPASVDDPDRDRFLLSKGHGPAAYYAVLAAKGFVPEYWLDDLAGPESRLGHHPDRMLVPGVEIGTGSLGHGLGLGVGTALGLRAQGLAEPRVYVLLGDAELDEGSNHEAMAYAGATGLDRLTAIVVDNRSASHGWPGGIASRFTVHGWTAATVDGRDHDAIEAALAAARPRQPHVVVAVVDPKQ from the coding sequence ATGACGACCACAGCCACCGCGTCGGGGCGTACCGCGCAGAGCGCGCCGGAGCCGGCCGGACCGTCCGCGTCGCGGCTCCGGCGCTCCGCACCTCCTCCGGGCCGACGGCCGGCAGCAGCGAACAGGCTGCCGGCCGAACTCGGGCCGCTGCTGCGCCGGCTCACCGGCGACGAGAAACACGCGCCAAGCGCGCACTCGACCCTGGACGTGCTCTGGGTGCTCTACGACCGGGTCCTCCGGGTCTCCCCGGCGAGCGTCGACGACCCCGACCGGGACCGGTTCCTGCTCTCCAAGGGGCACGGGCCGGCCGCCTACTACGCGGTCCTCGCCGCCAAGGGCTTCGTCCCGGAGTACTGGCTCGACGACCTGGCCGGCCCGGAGAGCCGGCTCGGGCACCATCCGGACCGGATGCTGGTCCCGGGGGTCGAGATCGGCACCGGTTCGCTCGGCCACGGCCTCGGGCTGGGCGTCGGCACCGCCCTCGGGCTCCGCGCGCAGGGCCTGGCCGAACCCCGGGTGTACGTCCTGCTCGGCGACGCCGAACTCGACGAGGGCTCGAACCACGAGGCGATGGCGTACGCCGGGGCGACCGGGCTGGACCGGCTGACCGCGATCGTCGTCGACAACCGCTCCGCGAGTCACGGCTGGCCGGGCGGGATCGCCAGCCGGTTCACCGTGCACGGCTGGACCGCCGCGACCGTCGACGGCCGGGACCACGACGCGATCGAAGCCGCCCTCGCCGCCGCCCGGCCCCGGCAGCCGCACGTCGTCGTCGCGGTCGTCGACCCGAAGCAGTGA